The window GACTTTGGTGTTCTCAGGAGGCAGGATGGCGACGACCGGCCGGCCGGCGGCAACCCATTCGCCCGGCCGGTAAAAAGTGTCGAAGACGAGACCCGCTTGCGGCGCGCTCTGGCGTTTCTGTGAGAGCTCCCATTCAGCCTTCGCTAGTCGCTCGCGGTCCTGGTCGCGCGCAGCTCGGGCGCGGTCGAGGTCCGCCATGGCGATCAGATTCGCCCGGGCGAGCTTTTCCAGCCGCTCGAACTCTCTTTCCGAAAGCATCAGCGCAGCGCGCACTTGGTCCCGCTGAGCCTTCTCCGCGGCGTCATCCAGCTCGAAAAGCGGATCGCCCGCCTTGACCTGCGCGCCGCGGCGGACATACAGCGACCCCAACGCGCCAGGCAGCGCAGAGGCGACGTAAACGAATTCTCCTTCGACGTAACCCTGAACGCTATCGCCGTCCGAGCCTTTGCAGGCCGAGAAATTGAAGAGGGCGGCGAGACCGGCCGCGATATAGAGCAGCGCTAGGGCAAATCGATTCATGGTTTCGACCCGTGTTTTTCCGTAAGCGCTCCCGTTAGAATGATCGATATGACGCTGTTAAAGCCGGTCTTCGGCGTTAGGCCGAGTTCGGCCATCTTGCGCGGGTTTACGACCCCTTCGGTGGCGGCTAGAAGAATCTCGATCATTACTTTGGTCGGGATGTCTTTGCGTATGATTCCCTCTCTTCGTCCTTCATCGAAAATCCGGCCGAAATAGCGCTGAATCAGTTCGCGGCGCTTCCTTTCCACCCGTTTGAATATCTCCGGCGCGTTACGCTGGATGTCGCGCACGAACGGCGGCTGAATTTCCTCGGTGTGACGCTGCACGCAGGCGAGCAGTTGGTGCAGGCTTTCAAGAGCGTCAGCCGGCCGCTCGGATACAACCCGCTTGAAATCGGCCTCCACGGTGCGGAACTTCTCTTCCACAACCGCTTCCAGCAGCGCGCTCTTGCTGTGAAACCCGGCGTAGAGCGTTTTTTTGCTCATCCCCAACTCCTCCGCCAGATCGTCCATCGTGACGCCGCGAAAGCCGTGGCTGAAAAAATAGCGTCGTGCCGCGGCGATAATCCTCTGCGATGTGGAATCGTCGCCCGGCGATTCTCGCTTCTTAACCCGCGTGGGCATAGATTATACTAAGGAAACTATTTTGGTATTATCAGTTTCCAGCGCCAGAAGCAACTGAGGCCGTGCCAATGACGCACAAGATTGCGGGGTTTGAGTGGGAATCTAAAACGCGAGACCCTTGAAAAACTTCAACTCCAACCGATCATTGCCACAATTTCTGTATGAAGCCTTCCTTCTCAAGTTCCTGGAAGAAGCGGGCGTCGATAAACTGGTCGGGATGGGCTGCGGCGGCGCGCGGGTCCTTCTCCGCCATCTGATCGAGGACGGTCTTGATCGACTCCGGAGAAGGGTAGGGGATTTTGGGTACGTAGCGCAGGACGTAGAGGTCGTAGAGGCCGTTCAAATACTCGCGGTCGTCGTTGCGGATATACTTTCTAAAAACTTCGACGCTGGCGGCGCGCTCGGTC is drawn from Candidatus Binatia bacterium and contains these coding sequences:
- a CDS encoding efflux RND transporter periplasmic adaptor subunit, producing MNRFALALLYIAAGLAALFNFSACKGSDGDSVQGYVEGEFVYVASALPGALGSLYVRRGAQVKAGDPLFELDDAAEKAQRDQVRAALMLSEREFERLEKLARANLIAMADLDRARAARDQDRERLAKAEWELSQKRQSAPQAGLVFDTFYRPGEWVAAGRPVVAILPPENTKVRAFVPEARVAMIHPGDKVRVTVDGLAEPVAGKISFISPKAEYTPPVIYSRDMRDKLVFLVELAFDPAVAAKLHPGQPVDVQFGS
- a CDS encoding TetR/AcrR family transcriptional regulator; protein product: MPTRVKKRESPGDDSTSQRIIAAARRYFFSHGFRGVTMDDLAEELGMSKKTLYAGFHSKSALLEAVVEEKFRTVEADFKRVVSERPADALESLHQLLACVQRHTEEIQPPFVRDIQRNAPEIFKRVERKRRELIQRYFGRIFDEGRREGIIRKDIPTKVMIEILLAATEGVVNPRKMAELGLTPKTGFNSVISIILTGALTEKHGSKP